The following proteins are encoded in a genomic region of Thiomicrospira sp. R3:
- a CDS encoding type II toxin-antitoxin system RelE/ParE family toxin, translated as MCVGDYRVIYEVIEQRVIINVIKIRHRKDVYSKTL; from the coding sequence ATGTGCGTCGGCGATTATCGCGTTATTTATGAAGTAATCGAGCAACGTGTGATCATTAATGTAATCAAAATCCGCCATCGAAAAGACGTTTATTCCAAGACGCTATAA